TTCTTGCCGTATTTGCCATAACGGCCATAATTCACGTTTCTGAAGCCGTGCGGTGTCCACCAGTCAATGGAGCATTAGTCACTTTACTTCCGAATCCGGCTAATTGTAAAACCTTTTATTCTTGCAACAATGGCATACCTACTTTGTTGGGATGTCCTAGTGGACTTTATTTCAACCCCAAATTACAAGTATGCGATTGGATAGTACGTGACGAAAGCAATGGTTGTGACGCGTTTATCCCCACAAGCACTTCTGAGGATCCCAGTAACGTTTCATCTGAGCCTCCCAGTACCGGTACAACTGAGGAAACCAGTGCCACTTCATCTTCATCTGAGGATCCCAGTAACACTACACTTACAACTGAGGATCCCAGTAACGTTTCATCTGAGCCTCCCAGTACCGGTACAACTGAGGAAACCAGTGCCACTTCATCTTCATCTGAGGATCCCAGTAACACTACACCTACAACTGAGAATCCCAGTAGCACTTCACCTCCAACTGAGGATCCCAGTACCGTATTTGGGATTTACTTGCCTAAAAACTTTAAAGcacatgaaataatatttgtataacaaTTGCGAATAGTGTAGAAACGTCGGAATTTGTTAGCCGTAACATACATTCAGATATGCAAACtatgtaagaaaataaataagtcACAGCTAGAATGAATGTTGTTCTCATTCAATCCTTTTCGTTAAATCTAATTGAATTAACACAACCGCAATCGCTTTTAGTGTTTTTATGTGAATTAAGCATTTTTTAATAGCCAAATGTGGAGTACACATTTTATCGAACTTTAAAAGATTCGACTAAtagaacttttttttttatatacaattttgaaCTTTATGAACAAAGACTTCTACTCttttacaatttgtttaaaataataatatattgaatatcgTGTTTAAGAACCTTTACGTTTCTTTGCTAACGTACTTTCCTTGTAAATGAGATTCCAATTAAACTAATGGGAcaatatgaaattgaatatgCCTTATTCATtccttttctttaatattaattttaataacagtaatgttactttaaaaataatattaaaactaatatttattgaaataagaattttaaattaaaatatagataATCTTTTTATTACACAGATCTATAGCAATATTCGTTAATGTATCTAGTAACATTACAACCATCGAGTAGAAAAGTATGTGTATTAAATTTACTCTTAAGATAAACAAGTCTCCGTGCTCAACTGATAATTTACCAGTGAAAGACTTTAACCATAGACGAGGTATTCCTAGAGCAACCCTTGTCGGTAATAGAACGTCTGTAGGTGATAGAGCAGATGATAATTATCATACAAACGATAAATTAATCGGTTTTAGCATCGACAAGAGACACTCAtcgttaattttaaatatagccAATTTTCATCACAAAC
The window above is part of the Nomia melanderi isolate GNS246 chromosome 2, iyNomMela1, whole genome shotgun sequence genome. Proteins encoded here:
- the LOC116429097 gene encoding uncharacterized protein LOC116429097, with the protein product MKGINVVLLAVFAITAIIHVSEAVRCPPVNGALVTLLPNPANCKTFYSCNNGIPTLLGCPSGLYFNPKLQVCDWIVRDESNGCDAFIPTSTSEDPSNVSSEPPSTGTTEETSATSSSSEDPSNTTLTTEDPSNVSSEPPSTGTTEETSATSSSSEDPSNTTPTTENPSSTSPPTEDPSTVFGIYLPKNFKAHEIIFV